In the genome of Phlebotomus papatasi isolate M1 chromosome 2, Ppap_2.1, whole genome shotgun sequence, one region contains:
- the LOC129802907 gene encoding peptidyl-prolyl cis-trans isomerase-like 3, whose amino-acid sequence MSVTLHTDVGDVKIELFVEDCPKTCENFLALCASDYYNNCLFHRNIKGFIVQTGDPTGTGKGGESIYGGKFEDELKESLKHNERGMVSMANSGPGTNASQFFFSYAAHPHLDLKYTLFGKVIDGFEVLDELEKLPVNPKTYRPMIEKRINNVTIHANPLAG is encoded by the exons ATG TCTGTAACTCTCCACACGGATGTTGGCGATGTAAAAATCGAGCTTTTCGTCGAGGATTGCCCGAAAACATGCGAGAACTTCCTGGCTCTATGTGCCAGTGATTACTACAATAATTGTCTCTTTCACCGCAACATCAAGGGCTTTATAGTACAAACGGGGGATCCAACAGGTACTGGCAAGGGCGGGGAATCGATCTACGGTGGCAAATTTGAGGATGAATTGAAGGAGAGCCTAAAGCACAATGAAAGAGGAATGGTGTCAATGGCGAATTCTGGTCCGGGAACAAATGCAAGCCAATTCTTTTTCAGCTACGCTGCTCATCCACACCTGGATCTCAAGTACACCCTCTTTGGGAAGGTCATTGATGGCTTTGAGGTGCTGGATGAACTGGAAAAACTTCCGGTGAACCCTAAAACCTACCGTCCAATGATTGAGAAACGGATTAATAATGTCACTATTCACGCTAATCCCCTTGCTGGATGA